A genomic stretch from Sphingomonas sp. HDW15A includes:
- a CDS encoding SIMPL domain-containing protein (The SIMPL domain is named for its presence in mouse protein SIMPL (signalling molecule that associates with mouse pelle-like kinase). Bacterial member BP26, from Brucella, was shown to assemble into a channel-like structure, while YggE from E. coli has been associated with resistance to oxidative stress.), which translates to MIGKLQGDRALLLGAVGIFSFSLMAGGYLLGDGLRRAKSAERSIAVRGVSERDVTANLATWTISFSDEGSELAGVNARVEQQSAAVRRFFLRAGFKPGDMTDSGVSFERRNLTDRDGNPAGERVTVSRSIELRTTDVMRAKRANEALANLLKEGVELDSSSLNFSFTKLNELKPAMIAEATVRARESAEQFARDSGSEVGQIRNASQGYFSIGPRDGADSEEGSEGSDSPFQKVRVVTTIDYDIAG; encoded by the coding sequence ATGATCGGCAAACTTCAAGGCGACCGTGCTTTATTGCTCGGAGCAGTCGGAATTTTCTCTTTCTCACTGATGGCAGGCGGATACCTTCTGGGTGACGGGCTGCGGCGGGCAAAAAGCGCCGAGCGGTCGATTGCGGTCCGCGGTGTTTCGGAACGCGACGTTACGGCCAATCTCGCGACCTGGACGATTAGTTTCAGCGACGAAGGTAGCGAGCTTGCCGGTGTCAACGCACGGGTCGAACAGCAGTCTGCCGCCGTGCGCCGTTTCTTTCTACGTGCCGGTTTCAAGCCGGGCGACATGACCGACAGCGGCGTGTCGTTCGAGCGCCGCAATCTCACCGACCGGGACGGCAACCCGGCCGGCGAGCGGGTCACGGTCAGCCGCTCGATCGAGCTTCGGACCACCGACGTGATGCGGGCCAAGCGCGCCAATGAGGCGCTCGCCAACCTGCTCAAAGAAGGCGTCGAGCTAGACAGCAGCTCGCTCAACTTCAGCTTCACCAAGCTCAACGAGCTCAAGCCCGCGATGATCGCCGAGGCGACCGTGCGTGCCCGTGAAAGCGCGGAGCAATTCGCGCGTGACAGCGGCTCCGAGGTTGGCCAAATCCGAAATGCCAGTCAGGGCTACTTCTCGATCGGCCCGCGCGACGGCGCGGACAGTGAAGAAGGCTCCGAGGGTTCGGACTCGCCCTTCCAGAAAGTCCGGGTTGTGACGACGATCGACTACGATATCGCTGGATAG
- the infC gene encoding translation initiation factor IF-3 — MTPPPMTGPRYNQFIQAPKVRVIDENGENLGVMFTREAFEQAQEVGLDLVEISPGADPPVAKFLDIGRYKYEAQKKANEQRKKQKTQEIKEIKMRPNIDDHDYDTKMKKVVEFLEEGDKVKLTMRFRGREMAHGQLGMAVLQRASEQVADIAKIEAHPRMEGRQMLMVLAPK; from the coding sequence ATGACGCCGCCGCCGATGACCGGCCCCCGCTACAATCAGTTCATCCAGGCCCCGAAGGTTAGGGTAATCGATGAAAATGGCGAGAATCTGGGCGTCATGTTTACTCGCGAGGCGTTCGAGCAAGCACAGGAGGTCGGTCTCGACCTCGTCGAGATCAGCCCCGGCGCCGATCCGCCCGTCGCCAAGTTCCTCGATATCGGCCGCTACAAATACGAAGCGCAGAAGAAGGCCAACGAGCAGCGCAAGAAGCAGAAGACGCAGGAGATCAAGGAGATCAAAATGCGTCCCAACATCGACGACCACGACTATGACACCAAGATGAAAAAGGTCGTCGAGTTCCTGGAAGAGGGCGACAAGGTCAAGCTGACCATGCGTTTCCGCGGCCGCGAAATGGCCCATGGCCAGCTCGGCATGGCGGTTCTCCAGCGCGCTTCGGAGCAGGTCGCCGACATCGCCAAGATCGAGGCGCATCCCCGTATGGAAGGCCGGCAGATGCTGATGGTGCTCGCACCGAAGTAA
- the gloB gene encoding hydroxyacylglutathione hydrolase: MPIEIVPVPAFNDNYLWLAHDPESGSTAVVDPGDGEVVLAAAAERGWIIDKIFNTHWHPDHTGGNRRVKEAIGATLYGPAAEGAKIAGLDVPLREGDRVRIGKHEAEVWEVPGHTLGHIAYVFRDDGLAFVGDTLFAMGCGRLFEGTAAQMFHSLGRIAELPEATRLYPAHEYTLSNARFSAHAAPGDAAVAQRLEKIAAMRDRGEITLPTTVSEERATNLFVRAGTVEEFARLRTMKDNFA, from the coding sequence ATGCCGATCGAGATCGTGCCAGTCCCGGCGTTCAACGACAATTATCTTTGGCTGGCGCACGATCCGGAAAGCGGGTCGACGGCCGTAGTCGATCCGGGCGATGGGGAGGTGGTCCTCGCCGCTGCAGCGGAGCGCGGCTGGATCATCGACAAGATCTTCAACACGCACTGGCATCCGGATCACACTGGCGGCAATCGCAGGGTCAAGGAGGCAATCGGAGCCACACTTTATGGTCCCGCGGCTGAAGGCGCCAAAATCGCCGGCCTCGACGTGCCGCTCAGGGAAGGCGACCGGGTCCGCATCGGCAAGCACGAAGCGGAGGTCTGGGAAGTGCCCGGCCATACCTTGGGTCACATCGCTTACGTCTTCCGCGACGACGGGCTCGCGTTCGTTGGCGACACATTGTTCGCGATGGGCTGCGGACGACTGTTCGAAGGAACGGCGGCGCAAATGTTTCACTCGCTAGGGCGCATCGCGGAATTGCCCGAAGCAACGCGGCTCTATCCGGCCCACGAATATACGCTGTCCAACGCGCGCTTCTCGGCTCATGCGGCGCCGGGCGATGCCGCCGTCGCCCAACGGCTGGAGAAGATCGCGGCGATGCGCGACCGCGGCGAGATCACGCTTCCGACAACGGTGTCGGAGGAGCGCGCCACCAACCTGTTCGTCCGCGCCGGGACTGTCGAGGAATTTGCTCGCTTGCGGACGATGAAGGACAATTTCGCCTAA
- a CDS encoding tetratricopeptide repeat protein: MIFLFAAAALVAADCPTEATTQAAVCKALVAQKNGQFAASATEFETAAIRAKPGDPAADRMLAAAGNMWIAANEPAKAAVALDKALAGKGLLADQRGNALLDRARAAEAQNDLKTARARLTEALPSISEDSFAWYFSAALAVRENDLKTAEAAILKAMTLAPNDSEILFEAGHIAQLGGDEAKARGLWQRATAANPNGPGGTAAKKALDFLDRPAPNASR; this comes from the coding sequence ATGATCTTCCTGTTCGCGGCCGCCGCTCTCGTTGCCGCCGATTGCCCAACCGAAGCGACCACCCAGGCCGCCGTTTGCAAGGCGCTCGTCGCCCAGAAGAACGGACAGTTTGCCGCGTCGGCGACGGAATTCGAGACCGCAGCGATACGGGCGAAGCCCGGCGATCCTGCTGCCGACCGAATGCTGGCCGCGGCAGGCAACATGTGGATCGCGGCCAACGAGCCCGCGAAAGCTGCGGTGGCATTGGACAAGGCGCTTGCGGGGAAAGGCCTCCTCGCCGACCAGCGCGGCAACGCCCTGCTCGACCGGGCGCGCGCTGCCGAAGCGCAAAACGATCTCAAGACCGCTCGTGCTCGGCTTACGGAGGCCCTGCCGTCGATTAGCGAGGATTCCTTCGCGTGGTATTTCTCGGCCGCGCTCGCCGTTCGCGAGAACGATCTCAAAACCGCCGAGGCCGCCATCCTAAAGGCGATGACGCTCGCGCCCAATGACTCGGAAATCCTGTTCGAGGCGGGCCATATCGCCCAGCTCGGCGGCGACGAGGCCAAAGCCCGTGGTTTGTGGCAGCGGGCGACGGCAGCCAATCCCAACGGGCCGGGCGGGACCGCGGCCAAGAAGGCGCTCGACTTTCTGGACCGGCCGGCCCCGAACGCCTCCCGCTAG
- the thrS gene encoding threonine--tRNA ligase — protein sequence MSEMLKISLPDGSVREMPHGSTPADVAAAIGPGLAKAALAARIDGELRDLNRPFEGDSQLALVTARDEKDALELVRHDFAHVLAEAVQNIFPGTQITFGPATDDGFYYDFAPAPGRGPFTDEDLPAIEEEMRRVIAADKPLVREVWDRERVRQFFIDHGESFKAEWVMELPANEPITMYKTGHGEADWIDLCRGPHLASTGKLDPKAFKLTRVSGAYWRGDQNNPMLSRIYGTAWLNKRQLDEHLVRLEEAAKRDHRKIGQEMDLFHLQAEAHGSVFWHPNGFILWRQLEAYMRRQLDAAGYQEVKTPQLMDSRQWEKSGHWGKYRENMFVVPDEIPNVEDDAPVITGQAEMMALKPMNCPAHVLIFKQGITSYKELPIRMAEFGCCHRNEPHGALHGIMRVRQFTQDDAHIFVREDQLIEEVKTFCDLLDRIYKDLGFDKYAIKLALRPEKRFGSDEMWDWSEQSLRDAVAATGRNTEEYGWEELPGEGAFYAPKLEFHLTDAIGRTWQVGTIQTDTVLPERLDAYYIGEDGEKHRPVMLHRAILGTFERFIGILIEHHAGKFPLWLAPRQVVVATIVSDADDYARKVVAALQSAGLRAEADLRNEKINYKVREHSLAKVPLLLVVGKREAEEGTVAVRRLGSEEHQRVMGLEEAIGLFSAEATPPDLR from the coding sequence ATGTCCGAGATGCTCAAGATTTCGCTGCCCGACGGTTCTGTTCGCGAGATGCCCCACGGATCGACGCCCGCCGATGTTGCTGCTGCGATCGGCCCCGGCCTCGCCAAGGCGGCGCTGGCGGCGCGTATCGACGGCGAGCTTCGCGACCTTAACCGACCGTTCGAAGGCGACAGCCAGCTTGCGCTGGTCACCGCGCGTGACGAGAAGGACGCGCTGGAACTCGTCCGCCACGACTTCGCGCACGTGCTCGCGGAAGCCGTCCAGAATATCTTTCCCGGAACACAGATCACCTTCGGCCCGGCGACCGACGACGGTTTCTATTACGATTTTGCGCCGGCTCCCGGTCGCGGTCCGTTCACCGACGAGGACCTGCCGGCCATTGAGGAGGAAATGCGCCGCGTCATCGCCGCCGACAAGCCGCTGGTCCGCGAAGTGTGGGACCGCGAGCGCGTCCGCCAATTCTTCATCGACCATGGCGAGAGCTTTAAGGCGGAGTGGGTGATGGAGCTCCCTGCGAACGAGCCGATCACCATGTACAAGACGGGGCATGGCGAGGCGGACTGGATCGACCTGTGCCGCGGGCCGCACCTTGCCTCGACAGGCAAGCTCGACCCCAAGGCTTTCAAGCTGACCCGCGTGTCGGGCGCTTACTGGCGCGGCGACCAGAACAACCCGATGCTGAGCCGCATTTACGGAACCGCCTGGCTCAACAAGAGGCAGCTGGACGAGCATCTCGTCCGGCTCGAAGAAGCGGCCAAGCGCGACCACCGCAAAATCGGGCAGGAGATGGATCTTTTCCACCTCCAGGCCGAGGCGCACGGCAGCGTCTTCTGGCACCCCAACGGCTTCATCCTGTGGCGCCAGCTGGAGGCGTATATGCGCCGCCAGCTCGACGCGGCCGGCTACCAGGAGGTCAAGACTCCGCAGCTGATGGACTCCCGCCAGTGGGAGAAGAGCGGCCACTGGGGCAAGTATCGCGAGAATATGTTCGTCGTCCCCGACGAGATTCCGAACGTCGAGGACGACGCTCCGGTCATCACCGGCCAGGCCGAGATGATGGCGCTGAAACCGATGAACTGCCCGGCGCATGTGCTGATCTTCAAGCAGGGCATCACCAGCTACAAGGAACTGCCGATCCGCATGGCGGAGTTCGGCTGTTGCCACCGCAACGAGCCGCATGGCGCGCTCCACGGGATCATGCGCGTGCGCCAGTTCACGCAGGACGATGCGCACATCTTCGTCCGTGAGGACCAGCTGATCGAGGAGGTGAAAACCTTCTGCGACCTGCTCGACCGGATCTACAAGGACTTGGGCTTCGACAAATATGCGATCAAGCTCGCGCTCAGGCCGGAAAAGCGTTTCGGCTCGGACGAGATGTGGGACTGGTCGGAACAGTCCTTGCGCGATGCCGTCGCCGCGACCGGACGCAACACCGAGGAATATGGCTGGGAAGAGCTCCCGGGAGAGGGTGCTTTCTACGCGCCGAAGCTGGAGTTCCACCTGACCGACGCGATCGGCCGCACTTGGCAGGTCGGAACGATCCAGACCGATACGGTCCTTCCCGAGCGGCTCGATGCCTATTACATCGGCGAGGACGGCGAGAAGCACCGCCCGGTGATGCTCCACCGTGCGATCCTCGGCACGTTCGAGCGGTTCATCGGAATCCTCATCGAGCATCACGCCGGCAAGTTCCCGCTGTGGCTCGCACCGCGCCAGGTCGTCGTCGCGACCATCGTCAGCGATGCCGACGACTATGCGCGCAAGGTGGTGGCGGCGCTTCAGTCGGCCGGTCTTCGCGCCGAAGCCGATCTTCGCAACGAGAAGATCAACTACAAGGTGCGCGAGCACAGCCTGGCAAAGGTCCCGCTGCTCTTGGTCGTCGGCAAGCGCGAGGCGGAGGAAGGCACCGTCGCCGTTCGTCGCTTGGGCAGCGAGGAGCATCAGAGGGTGATGGGTCTCGAGGAGGCGATCGGGCTGTTCAGCGCGGAAGCGACGCCGCCGGACTTACGCTAG
- a CDS encoding TonB-dependent receptor, which produces MRKSPWLLSAAFLTLTVPAFAQETTEPQPSTPAEAPTEAANVDTADQQAEAADDSPIVVTATRRNEALSDVPLAVSAVTAESFENTGASDIRQMQQVSPSLLVSSTQSEGGASTARIRGIGTVGDNPGLESSVGVFIDGVYRSRVGSGLTELGPIDRVEVLRGPQGTLFGRNTSAGLIHVITAKPRFNTEITGEATIGNYDLRRFELGITGPISDTLAARIDGVLMKRDGFVEDIISGRDVNDRDRWLLRGQILYQPDDNFSLRVIGDYSKRDEECCAAPYLPVSDALGDGNGGADRVPSSFAPILQGIGGIIPDDTFDRDVVISEGRSYRGDVKDWGFSAEATYDFGGAEITSITAYRYNNLIRGTDIDYSNLDLAYRPDDGTAFNRFKTFSQELRLQGTTFNDRLDWLIGGYYANEKLHSRDSLRYGRDFDDLASCLSASTFARLTAQPGLITPSDGDTCFNSAIAQGVRDAPVVGLVAQYNAAVAASNFTAAAALAQNITALGAFARLNNTGLPAGIPGVNFSVNNFGPYSFTNNGFQNLGQISGVPFLFEDQGLVDDFDQTSNNYALFTHNIFAITPNLKLTVGLRYTNEVKELDAELRDNLTSCAAFSGSSLAQLPCALPRVPGGAQDYDGKHEEEELSGTAVLSFKPTDRLLTYLSYSRGYKAGGFNLDRSAFSRQVSLNSFGLPVAGAVCPQSGPQPVGCVPSDISQLEFKPETNDAWELGLKYNGSWFDVNVAVFHQLFKNFQLNTFNGVNFIVENINSCSDGLDGADSDNSPTTGACTGKERAGVKSQGVEVELFTRPMNNLMVNGGVTYSDTKYRDDLVGADGRPLSNALFQLPGRRVSNASPWTLTGSVTWTPPIGGSGLRGLVYFDVRHMAEYNTGSDLDLEKTQEGFTVVNGRIGLTGASRSWAVELWANNIFNEKFTQIGFDAFLQGSCTERGAANGFCNPPLPANRSNQLYAAFLGEPRTYGLTLKAKFQPTPRVVEDVVEAPPPPPAPPATQTCPDGSVILATESCPPPPPPPPPPPAPERG; this is translated from the coding sequence ATGCGCAAATCGCCTTGGCTGCTTTCGGCGGCTTTCCTGACCCTTACGGTCCCTGCGTTCGCTCAAGAGACGACGGAGCCGCAGCCTTCGACCCCGGCCGAGGCGCCGACCGAAGCTGCCAATGTCGACACTGCGGACCAGCAGGCCGAAGCGGCCGATGACAGCCCGATCGTGGTCACTGCGACCCGCCGTAACGAGGCGCTTAGCGACGTTCCCCTGGCGGTTTCGGCCGTCACGGCGGAATCGTTCGAGAACACCGGCGCGAGCGACATTCGTCAGATGCAGCAGGTCAGCCCCTCGCTGCTCGTTTCTTCGACCCAGTCGGAAGGCGGCGCCTCGACTGCCCGTATCCGGGGCATCGGTACCGTTGGCGATAACCCCGGCCTCGAAAGCTCGGTCGGCGTCTTTATCGATGGCGTCTACCGTAGCCGCGTCGGCTCGGGCCTTACCGAGCTTGGACCGATCGACCGGGTCGAGGTGCTTCGCGGCCCACAAGGAACCTTGTTCGGACGCAACACGTCCGCCGGCCTTATCCACGTCATCACCGCCAAACCGCGCTTCAACACTGAAATTACCGGCGAAGCGACCATCGGCAATTACGACCTCCGCCGCTTTGAACTCGGCATAACGGGCCCGATCTCCGATACGCTGGCCGCCCGCATCGATGGCGTCCTGATGAAGCGCGACGGCTTCGTGGAGGACATCATTTCCGGACGCGACGTCAACGATCGCGACCGCTGGCTGCTTCGCGGGCAGATTCTGTACCAGCCGGACGACAATTTCTCGCTTCGAGTCATCGGCGATTACTCGAAGCGTGACGAAGAGTGTTGCGCTGCGCCCTACCTTCCCGTCTCCGATGCTCTAGGTGACGGCAACGGCGGCGCGGACCGCGTGCCTTCGTCCTTTGCTCCGATTCTCCAAGGCATCGGCGGGATTATTCCGGACGACACGTTCGACCGCGACGTCGTGATTTCCGAAGGGCGCAGCTATCGCGGCGACGTCAAGGATTGGGGCTTCTCGGCGGAAGCCACCTACGATTTCGGCGGGGCCGAGATCACCAGCATCACGGCTTACCGCTACAACAACCTCATTCGCGGTACCGACATCGACTATTCGAACCTCGATCTCGCTTATCGTCCGGATGATGGAACCGCCTTCAACCGGTTCAAGACTTTCAGCCAGGAGCTCCGACTTCAGGGCACCACGTTTAACGACCGGCTCGATTGGTTGATCGGTGGCTATTACGCCAACGAGAAGCTCCACAGCCGGGATTCGCTGCGCTACGGGCGCGACTTCGACGACCTGGCGAGCTGTCTTTCGGCGTCGACCTTTGCGCGCCTGACCGCCCAGCCGGGGCTGATCACGCCTTCCGACGGCGACACCTGCTTCAACAGCGCCATCGCTCAGGGCGTCCGCGATGCTCCAGTCGTCGGACTGGTCGCCCAGTATAATGCGGCGGTCGCGGCCTCGAACTTCACTGCTGCGGCCGCATTGGCCCAAAACATCACCGCGCTCGGCGCATTCGCGCGGCTGAATAATACCGGTCTTCCGGCTGGAATTCCCGGTGTGAACTTCAGCGTGAACAACTTTGGGCCTTACTCGTTCACGAACAACGGTTTCCAGAACCTCGGGCAGATCAGCGGCGTTCCGTTCCTGTTCGAGGACCAGGGCCTCGTCGACGACTTCGATCAGACCAGCAACAATTACGCGCTGTTCACGCACAATATCTTCGCGATTACCCCGAACCTCAAGCTGACCGTCGGGCTTCGCTACACCAATGAGGTCAAGGAGCTGGACGCGGAGCTGAGGGACAATTTGACGTCGTGCGCCGCCTTCAGCGGCAGCTCGCTGGCACAGTTGCCGTGCGCTCTTCCGCGGGTCCCGGGCGGCGCCCAGGACTACGATGGAAAGCACGAGGAAGAGGAGCTCAGCGGGACCGCTGTCTTGAGCTTTAAGCCGACTGACCGCTTGCTGACCTACCTGAGCTATTCGCGTGGCTACAAAGCCGGGGGCTTCAACCTCGATCGCAGCGCCTTTTCGCGTCAGGTCTCACTGAATTCGTTCGGCCTTCCGGTTGCCGGCGCGGTCTGCCCGCAAAGCGGGCCGCAGCCCGTCGGCTGCGTCCCCTCGGACATCTCGCAGCTGGAGTTCAAGCCCGAGACGAACGACGCCTGGGAGCTTGGCCTGAAGTACAATGGCTCGTGGTTCGACGTGAACGTCGCGGTGTTCCACCAGCTGTTCAAAAACTTCCAGCTCAACACGTTCAACGGCGTCAACTTCATCGTCGAGAATATCAATAGCTGCTCTGACGGACTCGACGGCGCAGACAGCGACAACAGCCCGACCACCGGTGCCTGCACCGGCAAGGAACGCGCCGGCGTAAAGTCGCAGGGCGTCGAGGTCGAACTGTTCACCCGGCCGATGAACAACCTGATGGTCAACGGCGGCGTGACCTACTCGGACACGAAATACCGGGATGACCTGGTCGGCGCAGACGGGCGCCCGCTGTCCAACGCCTTGTTCCAGCTTCCGGGACGGCGCGTATCGAACGCATCGCCTTGGACCCTTACGGGCTCCGTGACCTGGACACCGCCGATCGGCGGCAGCGGGCTTCGCGGTCTGGTCTATTTCGACGTTCGTCACATGGCCGAATACAACACCGGTTCCGACCTCGACCTCGAAAAGACCCAAGAAGGGTTCACGGTGGTCAACGGCCGCATCGGTCTCACCGGCGCGAGCCGCAGTTGGGCTGTCGAACTTTGGGCGAACAACATCTTCAACGAGAAGTTCACCCAGATCGGCTTCGACGCCTTCCTGCAGGGAAGCTGCACTGAGCGCGGGGCCGCCAATGGCTTCTGTAATCCGCCGCTTCCGGCCAACCGTTCCAACCAGCTATACGCGGCGTTCCTTGGCGAGCCGCGCACCTACGGTCTGACGTTGAAGGCGAAGTTCCAGCCGACTCCGCGTGTGGTCGAGGATGTGGTCGAGGCGCCGCCGCCACCGCCGGCGCCGCCCGCCACGCAGACCTGCCCGGACGGCTCAGTGATCCTGGCGACGGAAAGCTGCCCGCCGCCGCCTCCGCCGCCACCGCCTCCGCCGGCGCCGGAACGCGGCTGA
- a CDS encoding VOC family protein: MLRVHDPEATVAFFQLLGLEERRRMDSATGRFTLIFLGVPGEDAEVELTYNWPPENGEPERYEGGRNFGHLAYRVDNIYDHCQRLMDAGVTINRPPREGQMAFVKSPDGISIELLQKGENLPPAEPWASMPNSGNW; the protein is encoded by the coding sequence ATGCTCCGGGTGCACGATCCCGAGGCTACTGTTGCATTCTTTCAACTGCTCGGACTCGAGGAGCGCCGGCGGATGGACAGTGCGACGGGGCGCTTCACGCTCATATTCCTCGGCGTGCCCGGCGAGGATGCGGAGGTGGAACTGACATACAACTGGCCGCCGGAAAACGGCGAACCGGAGCGTTACGAAGGCGGACGCAACTTCGGCCACCTCGCCTATCGGGTCGACAATATCTACGACCACTGCCAGCGGCTGATGGACGCCGGCGTGACGATCAACCGCCCGCCGCGCGAAGGGCAAATGGCGTTCGTAAAATCGCCGGACGGAATCTCAATTGAGCTGCTTCAGAAGGGCGAGAACCTGCCGCCTGCCGAACCGTGGGCATCGATGCCGAACAGCGGGAATTGGTGA
- a CDS encoding alpha/beta hydrolase: MTTPLPIEPPALSYFDPGDGRRIAYRFRPQHEKVKGPTLMFLPGYASDMDGTKATEIDKFAAAAGLACLRLDYSGTGSSGGEFSAGTLDRWLEEVLAAIDMLTDGPVLVIGSSMGGWLALHAALKRPDRVKGVVGIAAAPNFTDWGFTQEEKEIIWNDGKLETPSPYGDGPQVTYRDFWKSGENMRLIYKPIMVECPVRLIHGDKDDEVPIGVAFKTLEDLHSGDVQLNIVKWGDHRLSKPHEIETILRTIVALAEKIR; the protein is encoded by the coding sequence ATGACAACGCCCCTGCCCATCGAGCCGCCCGCCCTGTCCTACTTCGATCCCGGCGATGGCCGGCGCATCGCCTATCGGTTTCGCCCGCAGCACGAGAAGGTCAAGGGACCGACGCTGATGTTCCTGCCCGGATACGCGTCAGACATGGACGGTACGAAGGCGACGGAAATCGACAAGTTCGCGGCTGCCGCCGGCCTCGCCTGCCTGCGTCTCGATTACAGCGGCACCGGGTCGAGCGGCGGCGAATTCAGCGCAGGGACTCTCGACCGCTGGCTGGAGGAAGTCCTCGCGGCGATCGACATGCTGACCGACGGGCCGGTGCTAGTGATCGGCTCCTCGATGGGCGGCTGGCTTGCGCTTCATGCGGCGCTCAAGCGTCCGGACCGGGTCAAAGGCGTCGTCGGAATCGCCGCCGCTCCCAACTTCACTGACTGGGGATTCACCCAGGAGGAAAAGGAAATCATCTGGAACGACGGCAAGCTCGAGACGCCGAGCCCTTATGGCGACGGGCCCCAGGTCACGTATCGCGATTTCTGGAAGTCGGGCGAGAACATGCGACTGATCTACAAGCCGATCATGGTCGAATGCCCGGTTCGCTTGATCCATGGCGACAAGGACGACGAAGTACCGATCGGAGTCGCGTTCAAAACCCTGGAGGACCTGCATTCAGGCGACGTGCAGCTCAACATCGTCAAATGGGGCGATCACCGGCTGTCGAAGCCGCACGAGATTGAAACGATCCTTCGAACCATCGTTGCATTGGCCGAGAAAATAAGATGA